A window of the Henckelia pumila isolate YLH828 chromosome 3, ASM3356847v2, whole genome shotgun sequence genome harbors these coding sequences:
- the LOC140892394 gene encoding ABC transporter G family member 39-like isoform X3 produces MATILAGDDLDRTFSSRRHTGTSSGRLSLQDVWQPPPDVFSRSFREDDEEELRWAAIERLPTYDRLRKGVLTELVENGEVKASHEIDVRELGDDEKKLLMDKILKAVEDDYERFLQRQRSRIDRVGIDTPKIEIRYEHLSVDGDVYVGKRALPTLFNATMNAIESVLVLLRLAPSKKKNIQILKDVNGIIKPSRMVLLLGPPGAGKTSFLLSLAGKLDDGLRKSGKITYCGHELSEFVPQRTCAYIGQHDLHHGEMTVRETLDFSGRCMGVGARYEMLAELSRREKEAGIKPDPEIDAFMKAESISGQRSSLVTDYVIKLLGLDVCSDIMVGDEMRRGISGGQKKRVTTGEMLVGTKRALLMDEISTGLDSSTTFQIVKYMRQMVHIMDATMIIALLQPAPETYDLFDDIILLSEGQIVYQGPRENVLEFFQHMGFKCPQRKGVADFLQEVTSKKDQAQYWFKKEQSYKYISVTEFAKAFSSFHIGQKLGEELSIPYDRAKVHPDALVKEKYGISKWEQFRACFSREWLLMKRNSFVYIFMSAQITIMSIIAFTVFFRTEMPHGRLVDGGKFFGALFFSLVNIMFNGVAELAFTVSRLPVFYKQRDFLFYPAWAFGLPIWILRIPISFVESAIWILLTYYTIGFAPPAGRFFRQFLAFFSIHQMSLGLFRFISAVGRTQVVAMILGTFTLLVIFVLGGFIVSKNDLEPWLRWAYYLSPMSYGQNAIAMNEFLDKRWSAPNTDPRFNETTVGKVLLQSRGFYTEGYMFWICVIALIAFSIIFNIFFIAALSFLNPLADSKTITMDENDSKKKSSAFEDFEIEMHQASTSTVTAKKGMVLPFQPLSLVFNHMNYYVDMPAEMKAQGLGEDRLQLLRNVSGAFRPGILTALVGVSGAGKTTLMDVLAGRKTGGYIEGSISIAGYPKNQETFSRVSGYCEQNDIHSPHVTVYESVLYSAWLRLPVEVNSNKRKMFVEEVMELVELNPIRNSLVGLPGIDGLSTEQRKRLTIAVELVANPSIIFMDEPTSGLDARAAAIVMRAVRNTVDTGRTVVCTIHQPSIDIFEAFDDLLLMKRGGRVIYAGSLGHHSHKLIEYFEVNPGVPKIKNGYNPATWILDISAPAMEGQLGIDFADIYANSSLYQRNQQLIKELSTPPPGSKDLFYPTKYSQPFLNQCKACFWKQFWSYWRNPRYNAVRMFMTTIIAIVFGIIFWNKGKKTGKQQDLQNLLGAFFSAILFLGAGNSNAVQSVVSVERTVSHRERAAGMYSALPYAISQVATEMIYVAIQTVIYAVILYSMIGFEWTVGKFFCCGIILS; encoded by the exons atggccaCGATTTTGGCTGGTGATGATCTGGATAGAACATTCAGCAGTCGCCGCCACACCGGGACATCTTCTGGGAGGCTGAGCTTGCAAGATGTGTGGCAGCCGCCGCCAGACGTGTTCAGCCGCAGCTTCAGAGAGGATGACGAGGAAGAGCTCCGGTGGGCCGCCATCGAACGGCTGCCTACGTATGATCGGCTTAGAAAAGGTGTGCTTACGGAGTTAGTCGAAAATGGGGAGGTGAAAGCCAGTCATGAGATTGATGTACGCGAGCTTGGAGACGATGAGAAGAAACTTTTGATGGATAAAATTCTTAAAGCTGTCGAGGATGACTACGAGAGATTTCTACAGAGGCAGAGGAGCCGCATCGATAG GGTGGGGATTGATACACCAAAAATCGAGATAAGGTACGAGCATTTGTCCGTCGATGGAGATGTTTATGTTGGAAAAAGAGCACTCCCCACTTTGTTTAATGCAACAATGAATGCTATTGAG AGTGTTTTGGTATTGTTGCGGCTAGCACCTTCGAAGAAAAAAAACATTCAAATACTAAAAGATGTTAATGGGATCATCAAACCATCAAG GATGGTCTTGTTGTTGGGTCCTCCGGGTGCCGGAAAGACATCATTCTTGCTCTCACTTGCTGGAAAGCTTGATGATGGTTTAAGG AAATCTGGGAAGATCACCTATTGTGGGCACGAGTTAAGTGAATTTGTGCCTCAAAGGACGTGTGCTTATATCGGCCAACACGACCTTCATCATGGGGAGATGACCGTGAGAGAGACTTTAGATTTCTCAGGTCGTTGTATGGGCGTCGGCGCAAGATACGAAATGCTCGCAGAACTATCTAGGCGGGAGAAAGAAGCTGGAATCAAGCCCGACCCTGAAATTGATGCGTTCATGAAAGCTGAATCTATTTCAGGCCAAAGAAGTAGTTTGGTCACAGATTATGTTATAAAG CTTCTTGGATTAGATGTATGCTCAGATATTATGGTAGGTGACGAAATGAGAAGGGGCATTTCAGGAGGGCAAAAGAAACGAGTGACTACAG GAGAAATGCTTGTGGGAACGAAACGAGCTCTTCTCATGGACGAAATATCAACTGGTTTAGACAGCTCCACCACCTTTCAGATCGTCAAGTACATGAGGCAAATGGTGCACATCATGGACGCGACAATGATCATCGCTTTACTACAACCAGCCCCTGAAACGTACGACCTTTTTGATGACATTATCTTATTGTCTGAAGGCCAAATCGTATATCAAGGTCCCCGAGAAAATGTGCTCGAATTCTTCCAGCACATGGGATTCAAATGCCCTCAACGTAAAGGAGTTGCAGATTTTCTCCAAGAAGTGACATCCAAGAAAGATCAGGCGCAATACTGGTTCAAGAAAGAACAATCCTACAAATATATCTCAGTTACAGAGTTTGCAAAGGCCTTCAGCTCCTTTCACATCGGCCAAAAGCTCGGTGAAGAGTTGAGCATTCCTTATGATAGAGCCAAAGTCCACCCTGATGCTTTGGTAAAAGAAAAGTATGGCATCTCCAAATGGGAACAATTTCGTGCCTGCTTTTCGAGAGAATGGTTGCTCATGAAACGCAACTCGTTTGTATATATATTCATGAGTGCCCAAATAACCATAATGTCGATTATAGCATTTACTGTGTTCTTCAGAACAGAGATGCCACACGGTAGACTGGTGGATGGAGGGAAATTTTTCGGAGCACTTTTCTTCAGTCTTGTGAATATCATGTTTAATGGGGTGGCCGAGCTTGCATTCACGGTTTCCAGGCTTCCAGTGTTCTATAAGCAAAGAGATTTCTTGTTCTATCCTGCCTGGGCTTTCGGCTTGCCTATTTGGATATTAAGAATTCCAATATCTTTTGTGGAGTCTGCAATATGGATACTTTTAACATACTATACAATCGGGTTCGCTCCTCCTGCTGGAAG ATTTTTCCGACAGTTCTTGGCATTCTTCAGTATACATCAGATGTCTCTTGGTCTATTCCGTTTTATTTCTGCTGTTGGAAGAACTCAGGTTGTTGCAATGATATTAGGGACCTTCACTTTGCTCGTGATCTTTGTTCTTGGGGGTTTTATTGTTTCGAAAA ATGATTTGGAGCCATGGCTTAGATGGGCTTATTATCTCTCTCCCATGAGTTACGGACAAAACGCGATAGCTATGAATGAATTTCTCGACAAAAGATGGAGTGCT CCTAATACAGATCCTCGATTCAACGAAACAACCGTCGGGAAAGTCCTCCTTCAATCGAGGGGCTTCTATACCGAAGGCTATATGTTTTGGATTTGTGTTATTGCACTTATAGCATTTTCGATTATTTTCAACATTTTCTTCATTGCAGCACTGAGTTTCTTGAATC CTTTGGCAGATTCAAAGACTATAACTATGGACGAAAATGACAGCAAAAAGAAATCTTCTGCATTCGAAG ACTTTGAAATTGAAATGCATCAAGCTTCAACGAGCACAGTTACAGCAAAAAAAGGAATGGTTTTGCCTTTCCAGCCTCTGTCACTTGTGTTCAACCATATGAACTACTATGTGGATATGCCTGCT GAAATGAAAGCTCAAGGCTTGGGAGAAGATCGTCTCCAACTACTACGAAATGTGAGTGGTGCTTTCCGACCTGGAATATTAACAGCACTGGTTGGTGTTAGTGGAGCTGGAAAGACAACCTTAATGGATGTTTTAGCCGGAAGAAAAACTGGTGGATACATAGAAGGTAGTATTAGCATCGCAGGGTACCCGAAGAACCAAGAGACATTTTCCCGGGTCAGTGGGTATTGTGAACAGAATGATATTCATTCACCTCATGTTACAGTCTATGAATCTGTTCTGTACTCTGCTTGGTTACGCCTTCCAGTAGAAGTAAACAGTAACAAACGGAAG ATGTTTGTGGAAGAAGTAATGGAATTAGTGGAGCTTAACCCCATAAGAAACTCGCTAGTCGGGTTACCTGGCATTGATGGTCTTTCGACAGAACAAAGAAAGAGGTTAACTATCGCGGTAGAGCTGGTTGCAAATCCTTCCATCATATTCATGGACGAACCGACATCAGGTCTTGATGCTAGAGCTGCCGCAATTGTCATGCGTGCTGTGAGAAACACGGTGGACACTGGCAGAACCGTGGTCTGCACGATTCACCAACCGAGTATAGATATATTCGAAGCCTTTGATGAC CTACTTTTGATGAAGAGAGGAGGACGAGTCATCTATGCCGGATCACTCGGTCACCATTCCCATAAGCTCATAGAATATTTTGAA GTGAATCCTGGGGTTCCTAAGATAAAAAACGGGTACAATCCAGCTACTTGGATTTTGGATATAAGCGCTCCAGCAATGGAAGGGCAACTTGGAATCGATTTTGCTGATATTTATGCAAATTCATCACTTTACCA GAGGAACCAACAACTTATAAAAGAACTAAGCACACCTCCACCAGGATCCAAGGATCTTTTTTACCCTACAAAGTATTCGCAACCATTTCTTAATCAATGCAAAGCTTGTTTCTGGAAGCAGTTTTGGTCTTATTGGAGGAATCCTCGGTACAATGCCGTTCGAATGTTCATGACTACTATAATTGCTATCGTATTCGGTATTATTTTCTGGAACAAGGGGAAAAAAAC AGGAAAACAACAAGATCTTCAGAATCTCTTGGGAGCTTTCTTTTCGGCTATTCTATTCCTCGGGGCTGGCAATAGTAACGCTGTTCAAAGTGTTGTTTCTGTGGAGAGAACAGTTTCCCATCGAGAACGCGCTGCTGGAATGTATTCTGCTCTTCCTTATGCAATCTCTCAG GTGGCAACAGAGATGATTTATGTAGCAATTCAAACTGTAATTTACGCTGTTATACTGTACTCAATGATCGGATTCGAGTGGACCGTGGGGAAATTCTTCTG TTGTGGCATCATTCTTAGTTAG
- the LOC140892394 gene encoding ABC transporter G family member 39-like isoform X2, which yields MATILAGDDLDRTFSSRRHTGTSSGRLSLQDVWQPPPDVFSRSFREDDEEELRWAAIERLPTYDRLRKGVLTELVENGEVKASHEIDVRELGDDEKKLLMDKILKAVEDDYERFLQRQRSRIDRVGIDTPKIEIRYEHLSVDGDVYVGKRALPTLFNATMNAIESVLVLLRLAPSKKKNIQILKDVNGIIKPSRMVLLLGPPGAGKTSFLLSLAGKLDDGLRKSGKITYCGHELSEFVPQRTCAYIGQHDLHHGEMTVRETLDFSGRCMGVGARYEMLAELSRREKEAGIKPDPEIDAFMKAESISGQRSSLVTDYVIKLLGLDVCSDIMVGDEMRRGISGGQKKRVTTGEMLVGTKRALLMDEISTGLDSSTTFQIVKYMRQMVHIMDATMIIALLQPAPETYDLFDDIILLSEGQIVYQGPRENVLEFFQHMGFKCPQRKGVADFLQEVTSKKDQAQYWFKKEQSYKYISVTEFAKAFSSFHIGQKLGEELSIPYDRAKVHPDALVKEKYGISKWEQFRACFSREWLLMKRNSFVYIFMSAQITIMSIIAFTVFFRTEMPHGRLVDGGKFFGALFFSLVNIMFNGVAELAFTVSRLPVFYKQRDFLFYPAWAFGLPIWILRIPISFVESAIWILLTYYTIGFAPPAGRFFRQFLAFFSIHQMSLGLFRFISAVGRTQVVAMILGTFTLLVIFVLGGFIVSKNDLEPWLRWAYYLSPMSYGQNAIAMNEFLDKRWSAPNTDPRFNETTVGKVLLQSRGFYTEGYMFWICVIALIAFSIIFNIFFIAALSFLNPLADSKTITMDENDSKKKSSAFEASTSTVTAKKGMVLPFQPLSLVFNHMNYYVDMPAEMKAQGLGEDRLQLLRNVSGAFRPGILTALVGVSGAGKTTLMDVLAGRKTGGYIEGSISIAGYPKNQETFSRVSGYCEQNDIHSPHVTVYESVLYSAWLRLPVEVNSNKRKMFVEEVMELVELNPIRNSLVGLPGIDGLSTEQRKRLTIAVELVANPSIIFMDEPTSGLDARAAAIVMRAVRNTVDTGRTVVCTIHQPSIDIFEAFDDLLLMKRGGRVIYAGSLGHHSHKLIEYFEVNPGVPKIKNGYNPATWILDISAPAMEGQLGIDFADIYANSSLYQRNQQLIKELSTPPPGSKDLFYPTKYSQPFLNQCKACFWKQFWSYWRNPRYNAVRMFMTTIIAIVFGIIFWNKGKKTGKQQDLQNLLGAFFSAILFLGAGNSNAVQSVVSVERTVSHRERAAGMYSALPYAISQVATEMIYVAIQTVIYAVILYSMIGFEWTVGKFFWFYYFIFMCFVYFTLYGMMLIALTPGLHIAAVVASFLVSFWNLFSGFLVPHMQIPIWWRWYYWCSPIAWTMYGVVTSQVGDLTSGIEVPGDGVMTVKAYLKQSFGYEHDFLPVVGVMHLVFVVFFVLVFAFGIKCLNYQKR from the exons atggccaCGATTTTGGCTGGTGATGATCTGGATAGAACATTCAGCAGTCGCCGCCACACCGGGACATCTTCTGGGAGGCTGAGCTTGCAAGATGTGTGGCAGCCGCCGCCAGACGTGTTCAGCCGCAGCTTCAGAGAGGATGACGAGGAAGAGCTCCGGTGGGCCGCCATCGAACGGCTGCCTACGTATGATCGGCTTAGAAAAGGTGTGCTTACGGAGTTAGTCGAAAATGGGGAGGTGAAAGCCAGTCATGAGATTGATGTACGCGAGCTTGGAGACGATGAGAAGAAACTTTTGATGGATAAAATTCTTAAAGCTGTCGAGGATGACTACGAGAGATTTCTACAGAGGCAGAGGAGCCGCATCGATAG GGTGGGGATTGATACACCAAAAATCGAGATAAGGTACGAGCATTTGTCCGTCGATGGAGATGTTTATGTTGGAAAAAGAGCACTCCCCACTTTGTTTAATGCAACAATGAATGCTATTGAG AGTGTTTTGGTATTGTTGCGGCTAGCACCTTCGAAGAAAAAAAACATTCAAATACTAAAAGATGTTAATGGGATCATCAAACCATCAAG GATGGTCTTGTTGTTGGGTCCTCCGGGTGCCGGAAAGACATCATTCTTGCTCTCACTTGCTGGAAAGCTTGATGATGGTTTAAGG AAATCTGGGAAGATCACCTATTGTGGGCACGAGTTAAGTGAATTTGTGCCTCAAAGGACGTGTGCTTATATCGGCCAACACGACCTTCATCATGGGGAGATGACCGTGAGAGAGACTTTAGATTTCTCAGGTCGTTGTATGGGCGTCGGCGCAAGATACGAAATGCTCGCAGAACTATCTAGGCGGGAGAAAGAAGCTGGAATCAAGCCCGACCCTGAAATTGATGCGTTCATGAAAGCTGAATCTATTTCAGGCCAAAGAAGTAGTTTGGTCACAGATTATGTTATAAAG CTTCTTGGATTAGATGTATGCTCAGATATTATGGTAGGTGACGAAATGAGAAGGGGCATTTCAGGAGGGCAAAAGAAACGAGTGACTACAG GAGAAATGCTTGTGGGAACGAAACGAGCTCTTCTCATGGACGAAATATCAACTGGTTTAGACAGCTCCACCACCTTTCAGATCGTCAAGTACATGAGGCAAATGGTGCACATCATGGACGCGACAATGATCATCGCTTTACTACAACCAGCCCCTGAAACGTACGACCTTTTTGATGACATTATCTTATTGTCTGAAGGCCAAATCGTATATCAAGGTCCCCGAGAAAATGTGCTCGAATTCTTCCAGCACATGGGATTCAAATGCCCTCAACGTAAAGGAGTTGCAGATTTTCTCCAAGAAGTGACATCCAAGAAAGATCAGGCGCAATACTGGTTCAAGAAAGAACAATCCTACAAATATATCTCAGTTACAGAGTTTGCAAAGGCCTTCAGCTCCTTTCACATCGGCCAAAAGCTCGGTGAAGAGTTGAGCATTCCTTATGATAGAGCCAAAGTCCACCCTGATGCTTTGGTAAAAGAAAAGTATGGCATCTCCAAATGGGAACAATTTCGTGCCTGCTTTTCGAGAGAATGGTTGCTCATGAAACGCAACTCGTTTGTATATATATTCATGAGTGCCCAAATAACCATAATGTCGATTATAGCATTTACTGTGTTCTTCAGAACAGAGATGCCACACGGTAGACTGGTGGATGGAGGGAAATTTTTCGGAGCACTTTTCTTCAGTCTTGTGAATATCATGTTTAATGGGGTGGCCGAGCTTGCATTCACGGTTTCCAGGCTTCCAGTGTTCTATAAGCAAAGAGATTTCTTGTTCTATCCTGCCTGGGCTTTCGGCTTGCCTATTTGGATATTAAGAATTCCAATATCTTTTGTGGAGTCTGCAATATGGATACTTTTAACATACTATACAATCGGGTTCGCTCCTCCTGCTGGAAG ATTTTTCCGACAGTTCTTGGCATTCTTCAGTATACATCAGATGTCTCTTGGTCTATTCCGTTTTATTTCTGCTGTTGGAAGAACTCAGGTTGTTGCAATGATATTAGGGACCTTCACTTTGCTCGTGATCTTTGTTCTTGGGGGTTTTATTGTTTCGAAAA ATGATTTGGAGCCATGGCTTAGATGGGCTTATTATCTCTCTCCCATGAGTTACGGACAAAACGCGATAGCTATGAATGAATTTCTCGACAAAAGATGGAGTGCT CCTAATACAGATCCTCGATTCAACGAAACAACCGTCGGGAAAGTCCTCCTTCAATCGAGGGGCTTCTATACCGAAGGCTATATGTTTTGGATTTGTGTTATTGCACTTATAGCATTTTCGATTATTTTCAACATTTTCTTCATTGCAGCACTGAGTTTCTTGAATC CTTTGGCAGATTCAAAGACTATAACTATGGACGAAAATGACAGCAAAAAGAAATCTTCTGCATTCGAAG CTTCAACGAGCACAGTTACAGCAAAAAAAGGAATGGTTTTGCCTTTCCAGCCTCTGTCACTTGTGTTCAACCATATGAACTACTATGTGGATATGCCTGCT GAAATGAAAGCTCAAGGCTTGGGAGAAGATCGTCTCCAACTACTACGAAATGTGAGTGGTGCTTTCCGACCTGGAATATTAACAGCACTGGTTGGTGTTAGTGGAGCTGGAAAGACAACCTTAATGGATGTTTTAGCCGGAAGAAAAACTGGTGGATACATAGAAGGTAGTATTAGCATCGCAGGGTACCCGAAGAACCAAGAGACATTTTCCCGGGTCAGTGGGTATTGTGAACAGAATGATATTCATTCACCTCATGTTACAGTCTATGAATCTGTTCTGTACTCTGCTTGGTTACGCCTTCCAGTAGAAGTAAACAGTAACAAACGGAAG ATGTTTGTGGAAGAAGTAATGGAATTAGTGGAGCTTAACCCCATAAGAAACTCGCTAGTCGGGTTACCTGGCATTGATGGTCTTTCGACAGAACAAAGAAAGAGGTTAACTATCGCGGTAGAGCTGGTTGCAAATCCTTCCATCATATTCATGGACGAACCGACATCAGGTCTTGATGCTAGAGCTGCCGCAATTGTCATGCGTGCTGTGAGAAACACGGTGGACACTGGCAGAACCGTGGTCTGCACGATTCACCAACCGAGTATAGATATATTCGAAGCCTTTGATGAC CTACTTTTGATGAAGAGAGGAGGACGAGTCATCTATGCCGGATCACTCGGTCACCATTCCCATAAGCTCATAGAATATTTTGAA GTGAATCCTGGGGTTCCTAAGATAAAAAACGGGTACAATCCAGCTACTTGGATTTTGGATATAAGCGCTCCAGCAATGGAAGGGCAACTTGGAATCGATTTTGCTGATATTTATGCAAATTCATCACTTTACCA GAGGAACCAACAACTTATAAAAGAACTAAGCACACCTCCACCAGGATCCAAGGATCTTTTTTACCCTACAAAGTATTCGCAACCATTTCTTAATCAATGCAAAGCTTGTTTCTGGAAGCAGTTTTGGTCTTATTGGAGGAATCCTCGGTACAATGCCGTTCGAATGTTCATGACTACTATAATTGCTATCGTATTCGGTATTATTTTCTGGAACAAGGGGAAAAAAAC AGGAAAACAACAAGATCTTCAGAATCTCTTGGGAGCTTTCTTTTCGGCTATTCTATTCCTCGGGGCTGGCAATAGTAACGCTGTTCAAAGTGTTGTTTCTGTGGAGAGAACAGTTTCCCATCGAGAACGCGCTGCTGGAATGTATTCTGCTCTTCCTTATGCAATCTCTCAG GTGGCAACAGAGATGATTTATGTAGCAATTCAAACTGTAATTTACGCTGTTATACTGTACTCAATGATCGGATTCGAGTGGACCGTGGGGAAATTCTTCTGGTTCTATTACTTCATCTTCATGTGTTTCGTTTACTTCACCCTATATGGGATGATGCTTATCGCCCTGACCCCCGGTCTGCATATTGCTGCAGTTGTGGCATCATTCTTAGTTAGCTTTTGGAACTTGTTCTCCGGTTTCCTCGTTCCACATATG CAAATTCCTATATGGTGGAGATggtactactggtgttctccgATTGCATGGACGATGTACGGGGTCGTTACGTCTCAAGTTGGTGACTTGACTTCTGGAATAGAAGTGCCTGGAGATGGTGTTATGACAGTGAAGGCTTACCTTAAACAGAGCTTTGGTTATGAACATGATTTCTTACCCGTGGTTGGTGTGATGCATTTGGTTTTTGTggtgttttttgttttggtatTTGCTTTTGGCATCAAATGTCTCAACTACCAAAAGAGATGA